From the genome of Colwellia psychrerythraea 34H, one region includes:
- a CDS encoding BufA1 family periplasmic bufferin-type metallophore: MDNKKIASAAISSILALGVLTATSANAVPSQPTSWEKCAGIAKAGKNDCGALNGSHNCAGQATMDNSPHEWVYVPQGTCDKITGGVVKALKPAKK; the protein is encoded by the coding sequence ATGGACAACAAAAAAATTGCCAGCGCAGCTATCTCAAGTATTTTAGCATTAGGCGTTTTAACCGCGACTTCGGCTAATGCGGTTCCTAGTCAACCTACCTCATGGGAAAAATGTGCAGGTATAGCCAAAGCAGGTAAAAATGACTGTGGCGCGTTAAATGGCAGCCATAACTGCGCAGGGCAAGCAACAATGGATAACTCTCCACATGAGTGGGTTTATGTTCCTCAAGGCACTTGTGACAAAATTACGGGTGGTGTGGTCAAAGCGTTAAAACCAGCGAAAAAATAG
- a CDS encoding DUF1254 domain-containing protein, with amino-acid sequence MRKTLLSLTIVSVLAGCGTISTKSIQSDSVEVATLDSFFNESGSLVTPATYPTDETSHQMLKNQDLVGVNQLLHKRQLTPTDNQPVVRMNRDTYYSFAVVDVSKGATITMPVIPEGKYMSVQPVTEDHRIQAMQYGEGTFDLSTHAGDHLYVVIRLDATFTEAEAKKYQDQMKISANSSRKFTATSVNKVSFDTVEKALKAQMPAIFKRDGVEALTGMFTDPRDQSNKLFSTEKYQVGAAIGWGGAQIVDNIYEVSGNYPSNTCHQATFEDPKNKAFWSITVYDKNGFMFNDLANVSSNTATVNKEGTYTVSFGCGSDAPNNIAIANDTKMFNLGIRHYMPSDKVSKEGYRLLPSVKAKK; translated from the coding sequence ATGAGAAAAACATTATTATCGCTCACCATTGTATCTGTATTAGCTGGCTGTGGCACCATCAGCACTAAATCAATACAATCTGATTCAGTTGAAGTAGCTACGTTGGATTCTTTTTTTAATGAGTCAGGATCACTAGTAACACCAGCAACGTACCCAACCGATGAAACGTCTCATCAAATGCTGAAAAATCAGGATTTAGTGGGGGTTAATCAATTACTGCACAAACGTCAATTAACACCTACAGATAATCAACCCGTAGTTCGCATGAACCGTGATACTTATTACTCATTTGCTGTAGTTGATGTATCAAAAGGGGCAACTATCACTATGCCAGTGATTCCTGAAGGTAAATATATGTCGGTGCAACCAGTAACAGAAGACCACCGAATTCAAGCCATGCAATATGGTGAAGGTACTTTTGATTTATCAACACATGCCGGTGACCATCTCTATGTTGTGATCCGATTGGATGCAACCTTTACAGAAGCTGAAGCTAAAAAGTATCAAGATCAAATGAAGATTAGCGCTAATTCAAGTCGTAAATTTACCGCAACATCAGTAAATAAAGTGTCCTTCGACACCGTAGAAAAGGCACTGAAAGCACAAATGCCTGCTATCTTCAAACGTGATGGCGTAGAGGCATTAACGGGGATGTTTACTGACCCACGTGATCAATCGAATAAGTTATTTAGTACAGAAAAATATCAGGTTGGTGCGGCAATAGGCTGGGGCGGTGCACAAATAGTTGATAATATTTATGAAGTATCAGGTAATTACCCGAGTAATACTTGTCATCAAGCTACCTTTGAAGATCCTAAAAATAAGGCTTTTTGGTCAATTACGGTATACGACAAAAACGGTTTTATGTTTAATGACTTAGCTAATGTAAGCTCAAATACTGCAACCGTAAATAAAGAGGGTACTTATACCGTAAGTTTTGGTTGTGGTAGTGATGCACCAAATAATATTGCCATTGCTAATGATACTAAGATGTTTAACTTAGGTATTCGCCATTACATGCCATCCGATAAAGTGAGCAAAGAAGGTTATCGTTTATTGCCGTCGGTGAAAGCGAAAAAATAG
- a CDS encoding MNIO family bufferin maturase, which yields MQSIQGVGISLKHQHFQEFMNHKPDVPWLEIHTENFFSQASTSSKYLAKIRQDYPISAHCVGMSLGSAAINCPIREQHLHHIKSTVEWLQPGLISDHLSWSVSQGGHYLPDLLPIPLTEEAFTIVANNIKQAQDILQRQILVENPSSYLTYVDSPITEWQFLSSLAEETGCGLLLDVNNIYVSAHNHHFDSLTYLNNMPLSAVKEIHLAGFSTEIVEGKELYIDTHGHRVCDDVWLLYEQVIKRFGALPTLIEWDTNIPDLAVLLEEKSKAEAIITKVESIEKSSLIANTVNGQS from the coding sequence ATGCAAAGTATTCAAGGCGTAGGCATATCACTGAAACATCAGCACTTCCAAGAGTTTATGAACCATAAACCGGATGTTCCTTGGTTAGAGATTCATACGGAAAATTTTTTCAGTCAAGCAAGTACTTCGTCAAAATATTTGGCTAAGATCCGCCAAGATTATCCTATATCCGCGCATTGTGTTGGCATGTCTTTGGGCTCAGCAGCGATTAACTGCCCTATTCGTGAGCAACACCTTCACCATATTAAAAGTACTGTTGAATGGTTACAACCAGGATTGATCTCAGATCACCTTTCTTGGAGCGTATCACAAGGCGGGCATTACTTACCTGACTTGTTACCTATTCCGCTTACGGAAGAAGCTTTTACTATTGTGGCTAACAATATTAAGCAAGCGCAAGATATTCTTCAACGGCAGATATTAGTAGAAAACCCTTCAAGTTATTTAACTTATGTTGACTCTCCGATAACAGAGTGGCAGTTTTTATCTTCATTGGCAGAAGAAACAGGTTGTGGCTTATTACTTGATGTAAATAATATTTATGTCAGTGCACATAACCATCATTTTGATTCTTTAACCTATTTAAATAATATGCCGCTATCTGCGGTAAAGGAAATACATTTAGCCGGTTTTAGTACTGAAATAGTTGAGGGAAAAGAGCTCTACATAGATACTCATGGTCATAGGGTTTGTGATGATGTTTGGCTGTTATATGAACAAGTGATTAAGCGTTTTGGCGCTTTACCAACCTTGATTGAATGGGATACTAATATTCCGGATCTTGCTGTGCTGTTAGAAGAAAAAAGCAAAGCAGAAGCGATTATTACCAAGGTTGAAAGTATTGAAAAATCGAGCCTCATAGCTAATACAGTTAATGGGCAGAGTTGA
- a CDS encoding surface protein has product MYFKAWFIPLIFILLTLAGCSDHADPPPPPPPERELVSIQLTIDSQEFPIGITHTATAIGNYSDYSTESGIDYTWSTESETEGVATVDTAGNITGEITGNTKLIVTEQGITSSLDITISAAVPQSIEIFPGNTSIAGGLDVQYQAIVLYSDGEEYDITRNNNATWIAESAPIAEFSGNDGIAHTSERYEGGTYIDVQFEGVTANTRAVLKVSFPTVTQLIITPIERAADTTTAEITVPRGQTIGFSATAYYSNNTSHVVTDETIWGTKDETVIKATDKSGTFHGEKVGNTDITAAFDGVVGERAVEVSSAEFESIVVSLASDSFPVGLVRQATAKAEFVGDVSYNLSNQKNGFWQSSNTKVATVDLSGMVTMRHPGETEISFLFNEVLTTTPLEVTLARVTEINISPLNPYFVGEGKKRQLTVMGTYDNFETLEITHNPRLKWEYYASDGELGFISNDEGEVDRKGMLHNFPTDQPLSIYFTIKATMDGTHNQSVATFGATNILTNEAVTLNFIGPFTDIDAKNLLSFTDFSVLYRESGVTGPADSTFIMVTFNEASLLCDSLVYDDFDDYRLPTAADLQAVWVKYDKTADEEYALYSNEKWAVGQHFWTTDSDDEGNYSLVDLQRGVTGLSSTTDIRHYASCVRDTAL; this is encoded by the coding sequence ATGTATTTCAAAGCTTGGTTTATCCCCCTTATTTTTATATTGCTGACCTTAGCGGGTTGTAGTGATCATGCTGATCCACCACCGCCGCCACCGCCAGAGAGAGAACTTGTAAGTATTCAATTAACGATTGATAGCCAGGAATTTCCTATTGGCATTACCCACACGGCTACCGCTATTGGTAACTACTCCGATTATTCAACTGAATCAGGCATTGATTACACCTGGAGCACTGAAAGTGAGACTGAAGGCGTTGCCACTGTTGACACCGCAGGTAATATTACCGGCGAAATTACAGGCAATACTAAGCTCATCGTTACTGAGCAAGGTATAACTAGTTCTTTAGATATTACAATTAGTGCAGCCGTACCACAAAGTATTGAAATTTTCCCTGGTAACACTTCTATAGCAGGCGGCCTTGATGTTCAGTATCAGGCGATAGTGCTTTATAGTGATGGTGAAGAGTATGATATAACTCGTAATAATAATGCGACCTGGATAGCTGAGAGTGCTCCTATCGCAGAGTTTTCTGGTAATGACGGCATCGCACATACCTCTGAACGCTATGAAGGTGGCACATATATTGATGTGCAATTTGAAGGAGTAACAGCAAATACAAGAGCTGTGCTGAAGGTTTCATTTCCAACGGTAACTCAATTAATTATTACCCCCATCGAGAGAGCTGCCGATACGACAACGGCTGAAATTACAGTGCCTAGAGGTCAAACCATTGGTTTTTCAGCAACGGCTTATTATTCTAATAACACCTCTCATGTTGTAACCGATGAAACAATTTGGGGTACAAAAGATGAAACAGTCATAAAAGCAACAGATAAGTCGGGTACGTTTCATGGGGAAAAAGTAGGTAATACTGATATTACCGCTGCGTTTGATGGTGTTGTCGGTGAAAGAGCTGTTGAGGTAAGCAGTGCTGAGTTTGAATCAATTGTCGTTTCTTTAGCTAGCGACTCTTTTCCAGTCGGCCTTGTTAGACAAGCCACTGCTAAGGCGGAGTTTGTTGGTGATGTGAGCTATAACTTGAGTAACCAAAAAAATGGTTTCTGGCAAAGTTCAAATACTAAAGTTGCGACAGTCGACTTAAGTGGCATGGTCACTATGCGACACCCAGGTGAGACTGAAATATCATTTTTGTTTAATGAGGTGCTTACAACAACGCCTCTTGAGGTGACTCTAGCCAGAGTTACCGAAATTAATATCTCCCCTCTAAATCCTTATTTTGTTGGTGAAGGGAAAAAAAGGCAACTAACCGTGATGGGAACATATGATAACTTTGAAACACTTGAGATTACCCATAACCCTAGATTAAAATGGGAATATTATGCTTCTGATGGAGAGTTAGGGTTTATTTCTAATGATGAAGGAGAGGTTGATCGAAAGGGAATGCTGCATAATTTCCCTACGGATCAGCCACTATCTATCTATTTCACAATAAAAGCCACAATGGACGGGACACATAATCAATCAGTCGCTACATTTGGCGCAACCAATATTCTAACGAATGAGGCAGTAACGTTAAACTTTATTGGGCCATTTACTGATATTGATGCTAAGAACTTATTATCTTTCACTGACTTCAGTGTGCTTTATCGTGAAAGTGGGGTTACAGGGCCAGCCGACTCTACCTTTATTATGGTAACGTTTAATGAAGCGAGCCTTCTTTGTGATAGCTTGGTATATGACGATTTTGATGATTATAGATTGCCAACCGCAGCAGATTTACAAGCCGTTTGGGTGAAGTATGATAAGACTGCCGATGAAGAATATGCATTGTATAGCAATGAAAAGTGGGCTGTAGGGCAACATTTTTGGACTACCGACTCAGACGACGAAGGGAATTACTCATTGGTAGACTTACAGCGGGGCGTAACAGGTCTTTCTTCGACAACGGACATTAGACATTATGCGAGCTGTGTTAGAGATACTGCGCTGTAA
- a CDS encoding HvfC/BufC N-terminal domain-containing protein, giving the protein MTTLAELQTNFIHDCLSGSLTADNTLMANDLNTQLISAQGLMGIYQSSAIANITNSLSLSYPVIEKLVGKDFFQVMCKPYIVKHWPTSGNMDDYGEYFSSFLAEFEQVRHLSYLEDVAQLEWRFHQSSLANDNSYFDWARLAKVASSETLTFLLSPSVSIMCSTMPVDKVWLMNQMNAPENIELSLDGDGDSDTYIVLFRQGLKTEMMTVDESEFTFLQSIENGLNFETAIESAKAVDADIAIDHCLKKYIELGIISGFSI; this is encoded by the coding sequence ATGACCACACTCGCGGAGCTGCAAACTAACTTTATCCACGATTGTTTATCGGGCTCGCTCACGGCTGATAATACTTTAATGGCTAATGACCTTAATACGCAATTAATTTCAGCCCAAGGTCTTATGGGAATTTATCAAAGTAGTGCCATTGCCAATATCACTAATTCTTTGAGCCTTAGTTACCCAGTGATTGAAAAATTAGTTGGTAAGGATTTTTTTCAAGTCATGTGCAAACCGTACATTGTTAAGCACTGGCCAACTTCAGGGAATATGGATGACTATGGCGAATATTTTTCATCATTCTTAGCTGAATTTGAGCAGGTCAGGCATTTATCATATCTTGAAGATGTTGCTCAACTGGAATGGCGTTTTCATCAAAGTTCATTAGCGAATGACAATAGTTATTTTGATTGGGCTCGATTGGCAAAAGTTGCTTCATCAGAGACATTAACCTTTTTATTAAGCCCTTCAGTATCAATAATGTGTTCGACTATGCCAGTTGATAAAGTTTGGTTGATGAACCAAATGAATGCGCCTGAAAATATTGAGTTATCCCTTGATGGTGATGGTGATAGTGATACTTATATCGTGCTCTTTCGACAGGGATTAAAAACTGAAATGATGACGGTTGATGAAAGTGAATTTACATTTTTACAATCAATTGAAAATGGTCTTAATTTTGAAACGGCAATTGAAAGTGCTAAGGCTGTAGATGCCGACATTGCGATAGACCATTGCCTCAAAAAATATATTGAATTAGGTATTATCAGCGGCTTTTCGATTTAG
- the hmpA gene encoding NO-inducible flavohemoprotein: MLTDKHIDIIKSTIPLLENAGPALTGHFYQRMFSHNPELQDIFNMANQHSGRQQVALFEAIAAYAKNIENLAALTTAVERIAQKHTSFNIKADHYAIVGHHLIETLRELASDVFTADVEEAWTVAYQFLAQIFINREAELYQQRAETLGGWRDARSFTVVDKVVESTLVTSFVFMPVDDKAVIGFQPGQYLGIEVSDPSREFKEIRQYSLSTKANDQTYRISVKREINNVDGITAKGIVSNYLHDEVNVGDSINLYAPAGDFFFNDRQAPVVLLSAGVGITPMQAILETLAQQGYNHPVQYLHACENSEQHSFDQRTTELINQNNWQQHIWYRTGDVSQQHILQGMMDFTKIDLPIEQGDFYLCGPIPFMQFAKQQLLTLGVAASNIHYEVFGPHADL, translated from the coding sequence ATGTTAACTGATAAACATATCGACATTATTAAGAGTACTATTCCCCTGTTAGAAAACGCAGGACCAGCGTTAACGGGGCATTTCTATCAACGGATGTTTAGCCACAACCCTGAGCTTCAAGATATCTTCAATATGGCCAACCAACATTCAGGTAGACAACAAGTTGCGTTATTTGAAGCCATTGCTGCCTACGCTAAGAATATTGAAAACCTTGCAGCGTTAACCACTGCTGTGGAACGTATTGCGCAAAAACATACCAGTTTTAATATCAAAGCCGATCATTACGCTATTGTTGGTCATCATCTTATTGAAACACTGCGTGAATTAGCCAGCGATGTTTTTACTGCTGATGTTGAAGAAGCATGGACTGTTGCTTATCAATTTTTAGCACAAATATTTATTAACCGAGAAGCGGAGTTATACCAACAGCGCGCAGAAACCTTGGGCGGTTGGCGTGACGCTAGATCCTTTACTGTAGTAGATAAAGTGGTGGAATCAACACTCGTCACCAGCTTTGTATTTATGCCCGTTGATGATAAAGCCGTTATTGGTTTTCAGCCCGGTCAGTATCTAGGTATCGAAGTATCAGATCCAAGCAGAGAATTTAAAGAAATTCGTCAATATTCATTATCAACTAAAGCCAATGATCAAACATATCGAATTTCTGTCAAACGAGAAATAAATAATGTAGATGGCATCACGGCTAAAGGTATTGTCTCTAATTATTTGCATGATGAGGTAAATGTTGGTGATAGCATCAATTTATACGCGCCAGCTGGTGACTTTTTCTTTAATGATCGCCAAGCACCTGTAGTACTACTTTCTGCGGGTGTCGGTATAACACCGATGCAAGCCATCTTAGAAACACTAGCACAGCAAGGTTATAACCATCCTGTTCAGTATCTTCATGCTTGTGAAAATAGTGAGCAACATTCATTTGATCAACGTACTACAGAGCTTATTAACCAAAATAATTGGCAACAACATATTTGGTATCGAACGGGTGATGTATCACAGCAACATATACTGCAAGGCATGATGGATTTTACTAAAATAGATTTACCTATTGAACAAGGTGATTTTTATCTTTGTGGCCCAATTCCATTTATGCAATTTGCCAAGCAGCAATTACTGACGTTAGGCGTAGCAGCAAGCAATATTCATTATGAAGTATTCGGTCCTCACGCTGATTTATAA
- the norR gene encoding nitric oxide reductase transcriptional regulator NorR — MKKISSTAVIELALDLATSLNTKDRFDRLLDTVRKTITCDAVALLSYHGDVLKPIALQGLSRDTLGRRFYVEEHPRFLALCQSKSPIRFAADSPLPDPYDGLLIDREGDLPVHSCMGLPLYYDDKLLGLLTIDSLTPHDFEDIDVRMLEVISAIAAATLNTAFLLDQLESRADHSQRVVAELTEEAWKRDGGELIGESPIMSQLKQELDIVASSDFNILIYGETGVGKELVARTLHQKSLRQHGPMVYVNCAALPENLIESELFGHVKGAFTGADRNRAGKFSLADGGTLFLDEIGELPFGAQSKILRAIQSNEIQPVGQDNVEEVDVRIVAATNRDLKEEVGEGRFRADLYHRLSVYPIRVPRLYERVGDVQLLAGYFVEQTRRKLGIAQLKITEQAVAHLTQYNWPGNVRELEHVVSRATLKARARQRDKAIISIDKIDCGTLNAVGAELPIELIAESGLSSIAEQQVNLNLKVETESFQKQLISRILKEEEGNWAAAARRLSTDRANLNRIAKRLNIKVVKSII, encoded by the coding sequence ATGAAAAAAATATCATCAACGGCAGTTATTGAGCTAGCCCTCGACCTTGCGACGAGTTTAAACACCAAAGATAGATTTGATCGGTTATTAGATACTGTTAGGAAAACGATCACCTGTGATGCGGTAGCGTTACTTTCTTATCATGGTGACGTGCTCAAACCTATTGCTTTACAAGGCTTAAGTAGAGATACCTTAGGTCGCCGTTTTTATGTCGAAGAACATCCTCGATTTCTAGCACTTTGCCAATCAAAATCACCTATTCGTTTTGCGGCTGACTCACCGTTACCTGACCCTTATGACGGGCTATTGATTGACCGTGAGGGGGATTTACCTGTGCATTCATGTATGGGCTTGCCACTATATTATGATGATAAGCTATTGGGTTTATTAACGATTGATAGCCTTACACCGCATGATTTTGAAGACATTGATGTGCGTATGTTAGAGGTTATTTCAGCGATTGCTGCTGCAACACTCAATACCGCTTTTCTGCTAGATCAACTTGAAAGTAGAGCGGATCATTCACAGCGCGTAGTGGCAGAGTTAACAGAAGAAGCATGGAAACGCGATGGTGGTGAGCTTATTGGCGAAAGCCCTATTATGTCGCAACTCAAGCAAGAGTTAGATATTGTCGCTTCTTCCGATTTTAACATTTTAATCTATGGTGAAACCGGGGTGGGCAAAGAACTAGTTGCCCGTACTCTTCATCAAAAATCACTTCGTCAACATGGCCCTATGGTTTATGTCAATTGTGCCGCGCTACCTGAAAACTTGATTGAAAGTGAGCTGTTTGGACATGTTAAAGGGGCTTTTACTGGCGCAGATAGAAATCGTGCTGGTAAATTTTCCTTGGCTGATGGTGGTACATTATTTTTAGATGAAATAGGGGAGTTGCCCTTTGGTGCGCAAAGTAAAATATTAAGGGCAATACAAAGCAATGAGATTCAGCCGGTTGGCCAAGATAATGTTGAAGAAGTGGATGTTCGTATTGTCGCTGCGACCAATCGAGATCTCAAAGAAGAAGTGGGAGAAGGCCGCTTTCGTGCCGATTTGTATCACAGATTAAGTGTATACCCGATTAGAGTGCCTAGGCTTTATGAGAGAGTTGGCGATGTACAGTTATTAGCTGGTTACTTTGTTGAACAAACTCGGCGAAAGCTAGGTATTGCTCAGTTAAAAATTACTGAGCAGGCGGTTGCTCATTTAACACAATATAACTGGCCTGGTAATGTGCGCGAACTAGAGCATGTAGTCAGCAGGGCTACCCTAAAAGCACGGGCACGACAGCGTGATAAGGCGATAATATCAATCGATAAAATCGATTGCGGAACACTTAACGCGGTTGGCGCAGAGTTGCCGATAGAGCTTATCGCAGAAAGTGGACTCTCATCAATTGCTGAACAGCAGGTTAACTTGAATTTAAAAGTAGAAACAGAGAGTTTTCAAAAACAATTAATTAGCCGAATTCTCAAAGAAGAAGAGGGTAATTGGGCCGCTGCTGCAAGGCGACTATCTACCGATCGCGCTAATTTAAACCGTATTGCCAAACGTTTGAATATTAAAGTGGTGAAGTCCATTATTTAA
- a CDS encoding NnrS family protein, whose translation MLQIQDSESAQLNFDQPSSDHQDTNALNYLAQHPILDLPFRSYFLLAVACSMVALGIWAAYFNGYFTFAENGISPLAWHIHEMIFGFGATVAVGFILTAAQTWTGQPSIKGLQVLAFVGLWLLVRAALLVNSPSTIIVAIVLQSFWWLGSIIVFTRLVLKGNNRRNYLFIPLLSALMLLNIALLLLDFNGYHELTRHIARTSVLMFCLLMGILGGRVIPFFTVSGAKLEPIKTPNWLTPLLTITSILGVLAFFSSAFIELPFSPAILMIASGLLHLIRQGYWRSFATRKIALLWSLHIANFSLALGLILLGVSYFQTQSLEYFSVSISFGDALHLITIAAMGLMIFAMMSRVSLGHTGRALIPSKLVSWVFFLIMFSAFTRAILPTITSQSLLAWNISALAWFIAGLFFLKVYLPILMAKKVEKSFSR comes from the coding sequence ATGTTACAAATTCAAGACTCTGAAAGCGCTCAATTAAACTTTGATCAACCTAGTTCTGATCATCAAGATACCAATGCACTTAATTATTTAGCACAACACCCGATATTAGATTTGCCCTTTAGAAGCTATTTTTTACTGGCCGTTGCTTGCTCTATGGTCGCATTAGGAATATGGGCTGCTTATTTTAATGGCTACTTTACCTTTGCTGAAAATGGCATTAGCCCATTGGCTTGGCATATTCATGAAATGATTTTTGGTTTTGGTGCCACTGTTGCCGTCGGTTTTATTCTTACCGCCGCGCAGACATGGACAGGCCAACCAAGCATTAAAGGTTTACAGGTACTTGCTTTCGTCGGATTGTGGTTACTTGTTAGAGCCGCATTATTGGTTAACTCACCTAGTACTATTATTGTGGCTATTGTCTTACAAAGTTTTTGGTGGTTGGGCTCAATTATTGTCTTTACTCGTTTGGTGCTAAAAGGTAACAACCGACGAAATTACTTATTTATTCCATTGTTATCAGCGTTAATGTTACTCAATATCGCTTTACTGTTACTTGATTTTAATGGCTATCATGAATTAACCCGACACATTGCTAGAACCAGTGTATTAATGTTTTGCCTACTGATGGGTATTTTAGGTGGACGCGTAATCCCCTTTTTTACCGTTTCAGGCGCTAAGCTTGAACCTATCAAAACGCCTAACTGGCTGACGCCCTTATTAACAATCACGTCAATTTTGGGCGTATTAGCCTTTTTTAGTTCTGCTTTTATTGAATTACCCTTTAGTCCGGCAATATTAATGATAGCGTCCGGTCTACTTCACCTTATCAGGCAAGGTTATTGGCGCAGCTTTGCAACCCGAAAAATCGCTTTATTATGGTCATTGCATATCGCCAACTTTTCCTTAGCTTTAGGGCTTATTTTACTTGGTGTGAGTTATTTTCAGACGCAAAGCCTAGAGTATTTCAGCGTATCAATATCCTTTGGTGATGCCTTACATTTAATCACTATCGCTGCAATGGGTTTGATGATCTTTGCCATGATGAGCCGAGTATCTTTAGGCCATACAGGGCGAGCATTAATACCCAGTAAATTGGTTTCATGGGTGTTCTTCCTGATTATGTTTTCAGCATTTACCCGAGCAATACTGCCAACGATAACGTCACAATCATTACTTGCTTGGAATATTAGCGCGCTAGCTTGGTTCATCGCTGGATTGTTCTTCTTAAAGGTTTACTTGCCTATTTTAATGGCTAAAAAGGTTGAGAAATCATTTAGTCGTTAA
- a CDS encoding arylsulfatase: MKKIISILSTVILLTSCAEKSESVQANTAVEADAKKPNILLLVADDTAFGDIGAYGSEVHTPNMNEIANAGIRFTNFHVSPVCSVTRSMLFTGNDNIEVGLGSFDYSVYPATRGKKGYEGYLTKDAVTISELLNDDGYEVYKSGKWHLGGEESGGKGPLEWGFTKEFGILSGGSNHWNDLAMTPNFKDPNGLNVKRKENWTLNGEPYDRPEGVYSGEIYTNQMLEFIKEGAKNDKPWFAYMAFTTAHFPIQAPKGLIMKYYPKYLELGYAGLKKSRYESLKAQGLISHEATEAPFNNLTKKWQDLSQENKEKQAKIMATYAAMIEDQDNRIGQILDYLRESGQLDNTLVVYMTDNGPEGLEPTNPKTGNPEFAKWIENQFDSSFEAIGTANSQNVIGTSWANSATGGLQWWKWFVGEGGIRVPLMIVPPGAFNTDYVRAGEKSNVAVYVKDVPMTILEYANVKHPMTEYKDKKVIPPTGISMKPFLDGQFDVVRTDKDWWAFELFGNGYVMQGEFKAMKVRTGMFGDGQWHLYNVVSDPSESHPLEHKNPEKLKAMIALYESYIAKNNILAVDADWSAFKGASQ; this comes from the coding sequence ATGAAAAAAATAATAAGTATTCTGTCGACCGTTATATTACTAACCAGTTGTGCAGAAAAGTCAGAATCAGTTCAGGCTAATACGGCGGTAGAAGCTGATGCTAAGAAACCTAATATTCTGCTCTTAGTCGCTGATGATACAGCCTTTGGCGATATTGGCGCTTATGGCTCAGAAGTACATACACCGAATATGAATGAGATAGCTAATGCAGGGATTCGTTTCACAAACTTTCATGTGTCACCCGTTTGTTCGGTAACACGTTCAATGCTTTTTACCGGTAACGATAATATCGAAGTGGGTTTAGGTTCATTTGATTATTCTGTTTATCCAGCGACACGCGGTAAAAAGGGTTATGAAGGTTACCTCACCAAAGATGCAGTGACGATTTCAGAGTTATTAAATGATGATGGTTATGAAGTCTATAAGTCGGGTAAATGGCATTTAGGTGGTGAAGAATCCGGTGGTAAAGGACCGTTAGAATGGGGCTTCACTAAAGAATTCGGTATTTTGTCAGGTGGTTCTAATCATTGGAATGATTTAGCCATGACACCAAATTTTAAAGATCCTAATGGTTTAAATGTTAAAAGAAAAGAAAATTGGACTTTAAACGGCGAACCTTATGACCGCCCTGAAGGTGTCTATTCAGGTGAAATATACACTAACCAAATGTTAGAGTTTATTAAAGAAGGCGCTAAAAATGATAAACCATGGTTTGCTTACATGGCATTCACCACCGCGCACTTTCCTATTCAAGCGCCTAAAGGGCTGATAATGAAATATTATCCTAAGTACCTTGAACTAGGTTACGCAGGATTAAAAAAATCACGTTATGAAAGCTTAAAGGCCCAAGGCCTAATTTCACATGAAGCAACAGAAGCACCTTTTAATAACTTAACAAAAAAATGGCAAGATCTGTCTCAAGAAAACAAAGAGAAGCAAGCTAAAATCATGGCAACTTATGCGGCCATGATTGAAGACCAAGATAATCGTATAGGGCAAATATTAGATTACCTGAGAGAGTCGGGTCAGTTAGATAACACCTTAGTCGTTTACATGACAGATAATGGTCCTGAAGGTTTAGAGCCAACAAACCCTAAAACGGGTAATCCTGAGTTTGCCAAGTGGATTGAAAACCAATTTGATTCATCTTTTGAAGCGATAGGTACTGCTAACTCACAAAATGTTATTGGTACGTCTTGGGCGAATTCCGCCACAGGCGGTCTACAGTGGTGGAAGTGGTTTGTTGGTGAAGGTGGCATACGTGTGCCATTAATGATTGTACCTCCAGGTGCTTTTAATACTGACTATGTGCGTGCGGGTGAAAAATCGAATGTAGCTGTTTATGTTAAAGATGTTCCAATGACTATTTTGGAATACGCCAACGTTAAACACCCGATGACAGAATATAAAGATAAAAAAGTTATCCCGCCAACGGGGATTAGCATGAAGCCATTTTTAGATGGGCAGTTTGATGTTGTTAGAACCGATAAAGATTGGTGGGCATTTGAATTGTTTGGTAATGGCTATGTTATGCAAGGTGAGTTCAAAGCGATGAAAGTGAGAACAGGTATGTTTGGTGATGGTCAGTGGCACCTCTATAATGTTGTTTCTGATCCCTCTGAATCACACCCCCTAGAGCATAAAAATCCAGAAAAGCTTAAAGCAATGATTGCGCTTTATGAGTCTTATATCGCTAAAAATAATATCTTAGCAGTAGACGCTGATTGGAGCGCTTTTAAAGGTGCTAGTCAATAA